TCAAATGAGAGTCGACGGATTGTGGATCGGGCAGGTCGCAATGGCCGCGCTCATGAACGTCGCGTTTGCGTTTGCCGTCGGTTCGGCCTTGCTCGGCGCGTGGCTCGCCAACGACGCGCAGGCGAAGATCGCGCCCGCGCGTCCCGCCTGGTTGCGCGCGCAGCGGTCGATGCAGGCGTCCGCGATCGTGCTGGTGCTGGCCGATCTCGGCTGGCTCCTCTATCAGGCAGCCGAGATGGCGGGCGTGCGCTTGCCGGAAGCGTTCAGCGTCGTGCCGACGATGTTGTCGCAAACGCACGTCGGCTTCGGCTGGAGCGTCGCGTTTGCTGGCGCGCTGGTGCTGCTGCTCGTGTCGTTCGCACGGCAGACCAATGTGTTGCGCAACGCGCTGCTGTGGCTCGCCGTGATCGCGATTGCGGGCGGCAAGGCGACGCTCGGACACGCCGCGGATGCGGGCGTGGCGTCGGCGGCCATCGGCATGCACACGCTGCACGTGCTCACGACGTCGGTGTGGGGCGGCCTCGTGCTCGCGGCCGGGCTCTCGGTGCTGCCTGCGCTCGGCACGTCGATCGCGCGCGGCGTGCTGATCCGCACGGCGACGCAGTTGTCGAATGTGTCGCTCGTTGCCGTCGTGTTCGTGCTGCTTTCGGGGGTGTTCAACGCGGCGCGGGGTTCGGGCAACTCGTTCCTCGCAATCGAAACGAGTACCTGGGGTCACGTGCTGATGCTCAAGCTCGCGCTGGTGGCGCTGGCGCTGGTGCTAGGCGGACTGAACCGCTTTTCCGCTTTGCCGCGCTTGCGTCGCACGGCATCGACGATGGACGCGCACACGTTTGTCAACCTGTTGTACCTCGAAGCGCTCGCGATGCTCGGCATCTTCGCGGCGGCCGCCGTGCTGTCGCATAGCGTGCCCGGCTTCGCGGCGCTCGGCTGAGCGCGGCCACGCGGGTCGCGCCCGTCGCTGGCGGCAAGCGCTCATTCGTAACCGAGCTTGTGGCCGACGACGGGCGCGAAGAACAGACCGATCGCGCAGCCCGCCACCTTGCCTTCGAGCTCCGCTGCGGCCGCGTGGGAACTCGTCATGTGCGTAAGCAGGTCCAGCAACTGCGGCAGGCAATAGATGAATGCCGCAGCGATGAAACACCGCTCGACCGTCGAGATGCGCCAGCCGCGCTGGAACGCGAGCACCGCGCCGATCACGCGCAGCACGCCGAACACGACCAGTGCGCCAATCGCGGCCTGTTCGCGGATCAGATAGTCGGGAAGGAATTCGCCCATGACAGCCCCCTGTTCGAATGGTTGTTTGCATCCCATTGAGCAAGGAGTGAGCCAGGCGTTCGGAGGCGCGGAAGAGTCGGGCTGGAACGCCTGTCCGGCAAGGGCTTGCGCGGCGAGCGCCAGCGCCGTGCAAGCCGCCGGAAGGCGTCGCGCGTCAACTGTGTAACGTTACTGATACGCTGCGCGCGCGGCATGCCGCCGTAACGCCTTCGAAGACGCTACGGGTTGTCAGATGACAAACGCCGCCCGAAGGCGGCGTTTGTGTTTCATGTGCGATATCGCGCTACCGTGGTATCGCGCTATCGCATGTCGCCGCTCACCACTCGGCGACGCTGCCGTCCGCGTGACGCCACACCGGGTTGCGCCAGCGATGGCCTACCTTCGCCATTTCGCGCACCTTCTCCTCGTTCACTTCGATACCGAGACCCGGGCCTTGCGGGATCGACACGAAGCCGTCTTCGTATTTGAAGACTTCCGGGTTCTTGATGTAGTCGAGCAGATCGTTGCCCTGGTTGTAGTGGATGCCGAGGCTCTGTTCCTGGATGAACGCGTTGTAGCTGACGGCGTCGATCTGCAGGCAGGTGGCGAGCGCGATCGGACCGAGCGGGCAGTGCAGCGCCAGCGCGACGTCGTAGGCTTCCGCCATCGACGCGATCTTGCGGCACTCGGTGATGCCGCCCGCGTGCGACGCGTCCGGCTGGATGATGTCGACGTAACCGCCCGCGAGAATGTGCTTGAAGTCCCAACGCGAGTACAGACGCTCGCCGAGCGCGATCGGCGTGCTCGTCTGGTTGACGATGTCGCGCAGTGCCTCGACGTTCTCCGACAGCACGGGCTCTTCGATGAACATCAGCTTGAAGGGATCGAGTTCCTTCGCGAGCACCTTCGCCATCGGCTTGTGGACGCGGCCGTGGAAGTCCACGCCGATGCCCACGTTCGGGCCGACCGCTTCACGCACGGCCGCGACGTTGTTGATGACGCCCTGCACCTTGTCGAAGGTGTCGATGATCTGCAACTCTTCGGAGCCGTTCATCTTCACGGCCTTGAAGCCGCGCTCGACGACGGCGCGCGCATTGTTGGCGACGTCGCTCGGGCGGTCGCCGCCGATCCACGAATACACCTTGATACGCTCGCGCACCTGGCCGCCGAGCAGCGTATGCACGGGCACGCCGTGGAATTTGCCCTTGATGTCCCAGAGCGCCTGATCGACGCCTGCAATCGCGCTCATCGAAATCGGGCCGCCGCGGTAGAAGCCGGCGCGGTACATGACCTGCCAGTGGTCTTCGATATTGCGCGGGTCTTTGCCGAGCAGATAGTCGGAGAGTTCGTCGACTGCGGCGGCGACCGTATGCGCGCGGCCTTCGACAACCGGCTCGCCCCAGCCGACGATGCCCTCGTCGGTCTCGATCTTCACGAAGCACCAGCGCGGCGGAACGATGAATGTCTCGATTTTGGTGATCTTCATGGCGGGAGCGTCTCCTTTGCTTGCAAAGCCGATTGCAGTTGATGGCCGCAGCGCGCCCGTTCGTCCCGGTAATTGGACGCTGGCGGTACGGCAGTTGAGGAGCCACATCCTACAACAAAATCACCTTTAAATACTATTAATAGTATTATTTGGTAAAAGGGTTTTGTCGCGCGACGATGGGTTTCGCCGACCCGATCGCCGATAATCGCGGGCGGTCCGCTTTGACCGGTCGCACGGTGCAAGGCGCAAGATGGACCCACAATCAGCATCAGGAGAACCGACATTCAGCGAGATCTGCACGGCCGCGTTGCGTATCTGCTCGGCACAGCCATTCTGCGCGGCGACTACGCGCCCGAATCCATCCTGCCGCGCGAAGCGGAGTTGATGGAGACGTTCGGCGTCAGCCGCACAGTGCTGCGCGAAGCGCTGCGCACGTTGACATCGAAGGGGCTGATCGAATCACGGCCGCGCGTGGGAACGCGCGTGCGTCCGAAGCCCGCCTGGAATCTGCTCGATGTGGATGTGCTCGACTGGTATTCGCGCGTGGCGCCCGCGATGGACTTCGCGCTCAAGCTGCAGGAAATGCGCGAGATGATCGAGCCGTACGCGGCTGCGCTTGCCGCCGCATCGCATAGCGACGCGACGTTCGCCTCGCTCGACGCCGCGCATTCAGCGATGCTCGCGGCGCGCAATGTCGACGAGTGGGTACGCGCCGATCTGCAATTTCATCTGAGCGTGCTCGCCGCGTGCAGCAACGAACTGCTGATCCCACTCGGCACGCTGATCGAACGCACGCTGGAAGCGCAATTGCGCCTGAACGCGAAGCGCGCCGATGTGTTCAATGCGTCGCTGGCCGA
This is a stretch of genomic DNA from Paraburkholderia caribensis. It encodes these proteins:
- a CDS encoding CopD family protein, giving the protein MRVDGLWIGQVAMAALMNVAFAFAVGSALLGAWLANDAQAKIAPARPAWLRAQRSMQASAIVLVLADLGWLLYQAAEMAGVRLPEAFSVVPTMLSQTHVGFGWSVAFAGALVLLLVSFARQTNVLRNALLWLAVIAIAGGKATLGHAADAGVASAAIGMHTLHVLTTSVWGGLVLAAGLSVLPALGTSIARGVLIRTATQLSNVSLVAVVFVLLSGVFNAARGSGNSFLAIETSTWGHVLMLKLALVALALVLGGLNRFSALPRLRRTASTMDAHTFVNLLYLEALAMLGIFAAAAVLSHSVPGFAALG
- the dgoD gene encoding galactonate dehydratase, coding for MKITKIETFIVPPRWCFVKIETDEGIVGWGEPVVEGRAHTVAAAVDELSDYLLGKDPRNIEDHWQVMYRAGFYRGGPISMSAIAGVDQALWDIKGKFHGVPVHTLLGGQVRERIKVYSWIGGDRPSDVANNARAVVERGFKAVKMNGSEELQIIDTFDKVQGVINNVAAVREAVGPNVGIGVDFHGRVHKPMAKVLAKELDPFKLMFIEEPVLSENVEALRDIVNQTSTPIALGERLYSRWDFKHILAGGYVDIIQPDASHAGGITECRKIASMAEAYDVALALHCPLGPIALATCLQIDAVSYNAFIQEQSLGIHYNQGNDLLDYIKNPEVFKYEDGFVSIPQGPGLGIEVNEEKVREMAKVGHRWRNPVWRHADGSVAEW
- a CDS encoding FadR/GntR family transcriptional regulator is translated as MRRTDIQRDLHGRVAYLLGTAILRGDYAPESILPREAELMETFGVSRTVLREALRTLTSKGLIESRPRVGTRVRPKPAWNLLDVDVLDWYSRVAPAMDFALKLQEMREMIEPYAAALAAASHSDATFASLDAAHSAMLAARNVDEWVRADLQFHLSVLAACSNELLIPLGTLIERTLEAQLRLNAKRADVFNASLAEHSAVFEAIRDRDAPRARDAMASLLGVTRGRIEG